Proteins found in one Zea mays cultivar B73 chromosome 1, Zm-B73-REFERENCE-NAM-5.0, whole genome shotgun sequence genomic segment:
- the LOC103644057 gene encoding uncharacterized protein: MAHSPLPSDDSSDDELVVPAPASVIQSIPIRQHVPVVLDMDEGNYGQWRCFFESALGKFGLTSHVRSSTPYRDRPGEWRMVDSCIANWILTTVSKGVFDIIRRDCNDAFSLWHAIEDLFQDNELQRAVYLEAELRSLQQGDLSMNAYCTKLKRLADQLRDIGHPVSEPSQVLNLLRGLNPKYRYVKPVITSKFPAHTFMSARSFLMLEEASIEHDVAVEATHALTVTHGDSSSAVPPSASSGTRDNSSFSNTPRHDNRFNAGSTSRSTNRSDRRRGRGNGGRGRFNNQSGPWTAGLNPWQGMVQAWQMPFRAPGAGVLGPRPPFQPQQAMAAYHQPPPASTGTFDNSALYAALQAAAVPTHPPNTTDWYFDTGATSHMSSSPGSSFQSGDSPM; the protein is encoded by the exons ATGGCTCACTCCCCACTCCCCTCCGATGACTCCTCTGATGACGAGCTCGTCGTTCCAGCACCCGCTTCCGTTATCCAAAGCATTCCCATCCGCCAGCACGTTCCTGTCGTCCTCGACATGGATGAGGGGAACTATGGGCAATGGCGATGCTTCTTTGAATCTGCGCTCGGAAAATTCGGCCTCACCAGCCATGTTCGTTCTTCCACCCCATACCGTGACCGTCCTGGTGAATGGCGCATGGTGGATTCCTGTATTGCCAACTGGATCCTCACCACAGTCTCCAAGGGCGTCTTCGACATCATCCGTCGCGACTGCAATGACGCCTTCTCTCTGTGGCACGCCATCGAAGACCTGTTTCAAGACAACGAACTTCAGCGTGCTGTGTACCTTGAAGCCGAGCTGCGTTCCCTGCAGCAAGGCGACTTGTCGATGAATGCCTACTGCACCAAGTTGAAGCGTCTCGCCGATCAACTTCGCGACATCGGCCATCCCGTCTCCGAACCCAGTCAGGTGCTCAACCTTCTTCGCGGGCTCAATCCAAAGTACCGCTACGTCAAGCCCGTGATCACCTCCAAGTTCCCAGCGCACACCTTCATGAGCGCTCGCTCCTTCCTCATGCTTGAGGAGGCCAGCATCGAACACGATGTCGCCGTTGAGGCCACCCACGCACTGACTGTCACACATGGTGACTCGTCCAGTGCTGTTCCTCCATCTGCATCTTCTGGCACCAGGGACAACTCCTCCTTCTCCAACACGCCACGCCATGACAATCGCTTCAACGCTGGTAGCACCTCCCGTTCTACCAACCGATCTGATCGCAGGCGCGGTCGTGGCAACGGCGGTCGTGGACGCTTCAACAACCAGTCTGGACCATGGACAGCAGGTCTCAATCCATGGCAAGGCATGGTTCAGGCATGGCAAATGCCTTTCCGTGCACCCGGAGCAGGAGTTCTGGGGCCACGCCCGCCGTTCCAACCTCAGCAAGCCATGGCAGCCTATCATCAGCCACCTCCTGCATCTACCGGCACCTTCGACAACAGCGCTCTTTATGCGGCACTGCAGGCTGCCGCAGTTCCAACTCATCCGCCCAACACTACTGACTGGTACTTCGACACCGGTGCGACGTCGCACATGTCGTCTTCCCCTG GATCTTCCTTCCAAAGCGGAGATTCTCCGATGTGA